The stretch of DNA CCGCCGCCGGCGCGGTCGGCTCGGTGGTCGGCCAGCTCGCCAAGCTGCAGGGCGCCCGCGTCGTCGGCTTCGCGGGCAGCGACGAGAAGTGCGACGTCGTCGAGGAGGAGTTCGGCTTCGACGCCTGCATCAACTACAAAGCGACCGACGACTACGTCGCGGCGCTCGCCGACGCCGCGCCGGAGGGCGTCGACGGCTACTTCGATAACGTCGGCGGCCCGATCACCGACGCCGTGTTCAGCCACCTCAACGTCGACGCCCGCGTCGCGGTCTGTGGGCAGATCGCACTGTACAACGCCGAGGAGATGCCCACCGGGCCACGGAAGCTGGGGAAGCTGATCGAGACGCGGGCCCGCGTGCAGGGGCTGCTCGTCCAGGACTTCGCGCCGCGGTTCGAGCAGGCGACCGCAGATCTGGCTGAGTGGGTCGCCGCCGGCGAGATCGAGTACCGCGAGACGGTGACCGAGGGGCTGGAGAACGCCCCCGACGCCTTCTTGGGGCTGTTCGAGGGCGAGAACGTCGGGAAGCAGGTGGTGAAAGTCGGGAACTAGGGTGGTGTTTCGGTAGCCGTCGGCACAACGACCGCCGCAAACGCGACCGCGGAGTGAGCTCGACCACTTGCGACCGCACCGCCCCGCACAGCCCTCGTGCCTCCCCAGCCGACTCGCTCCCTACAGTCGCTCGTCCCTCGCGCTCGGGTCGCGCACGGAGGCGCGACCGTTTCGCGCCGACCGCACAGCAGCAGCTACTCGGTCTGCATCGAAAGAAAACGGACCGGTGATTGCTGTTACTTCCCGCCGCGGTCGCCCGACGCCACGCTCGGTCGGACCTTCTCCGCACCCTTGCCTCGGGTGCGCAGCCCGCGGTTGGACTTGCCGGCGTTGGTGAGGCCGCGGAACGCGCGGCCGGTCTGGGAGTCGTCGCAGATCCAGTTGAGGTCGTCGTCGTTCTGGATCGCGGCGTGTTCGGGGTCCACGAGGATCGCCTCGAACCACTTCTGGGAGCCGTCCTCACCGACCCAGTAGGAGTTCATCACGCGGAGGTTCGGGTACTTCCGGGTCGCGCGCTCCTCGGCGATCCGCTGGATCGAGGTCCGGCGGCCGAGGCGGTTGACGCCCTGGCGCTTCGAACGACGGCCGGCCTTGTGTCGGCGCTTGCGCGCGCCGCCCTTGCGGACGGCGATGCGGACGACGACGATACCCTGCTTGGCCTTGTAGCCGAGTTCGCGGGCCTTGTCCAGTCGGGTCGGGCGCTCGATGCGCTCGATGGCGCCTTCCTCGCGCCACTCCTGTTTTCGCTGCCACTGCAGCTCGGCGAGCTTGCCGTCGCCGGGCTGCTTCCACGCGTCCTTGATGTGGGAGTAGAAACTTCGTGCCATGGTTCTCTGCGGGCGCTTGCGATTCAGTCGGGCAGTCGGCGGCTCCGCCGCCTTTGGAGGCGCGTCGCACCTCTTCCGACCACATTTCGTCCCGAGCTATCGGGTGCCCGCTGGCGTCCCGTCGACCAGCGAGTTACCCGTGGATATTCGGGATTCGGTGGTAAGGGTTTCGAAGCGCCCCGACTCCGGGTCTTCGGGGTCGAGCGAGAAACGCCGACCGATGCCGAGAAGCGAGTTTAGACGCCCGTCTCGTACCGCAGGATGCCCGCGATCCCGCCGAAGGCGTTGAGCAGCTGTTCGCCCTTCTCGAAGTCGGTACTGATGAACTTCGTTTCGGTGCCGCGCTGGTCGGCGATCTCCATCAGGTGATCGACCACGTCCTCCCGCTCCTGCACTTCCGCGGCCTCGCCGCACTCCGAGCACTCGTGGTCGGTCGTGTTGTGCCGGCGCTCGACGGTCTCGTACTCGGTGTGCCCGTTGGGACACTCGTACACCACCACGTCCTCGGTGAGATCTTCCGAGAGCAGCAGGCGGTCGACCGAGCCCATGATGAGGTTCTCCCGGGTCGGCCCGAGGCCGTAGGTCGCTTCGCCGCCGGTGTGGAGGTTCTCGAAGAACTCCTCCATCTGCTCTTTGTCCTCGACGAGCTCCTGATCGGCCAGCGCCTCCTGCCCGGCGTCGACGAGGTCGTAGAGCCCGGACTCGTCGGTGTAGGCGATGTCGAACTTCCCGAGCACCTTGTCCTGCAGCTCGTGGTGGAGGTAGTCGCCGTCGAGGAACTCGTCTTTCGTCGGCGACGGACCCCCGACGAGGATCCCGTCGAGCTCGTGCCGTTTGGGAACCATCAGGTCGTCGGCCATCTCCGCGACCTCCTGATAGAAGTTGTCGATAGCCTCCAGTCGCAGTCGGGCGAAACGCTGGGCGGACTGACCACCTTTGCGCTGCTTGCCCGGGACCAGCGAGGACGCCGACTTGACTGGCTCGACGCGCTTGCCTTTGAGCCAGCCGACGTTGGCCTCCCGCCGGTCGAGCACGATCAGGCCGAACAGGCCGGAGTCGGCCATCATGTGCTCCAGCGGCTCGATCAGGAAGTCCGAGTCACAGTGGTAGCGGAACGACTCGACGGGGTCCGGCGGCGACTCCAGCGTCCGGGTGATCATCTCGGTCTGGCCGCCGCCGGCGTCGATCGCGCCCGAGAAGATCACCATCCCGTTCTCCGGCGGGTAGGTGTCGTAGTAGCGCAGCCGGTCCTTGATCGACGTGAGGGCGTCCTGCACGTTCGTCCGTGTCTGCTTGGACTTGATGTTGGCCGCCTCGGAGTGCTCCTGGGTCACGTGAGCGACCACGTCGGAGATCTGGCGGTCCTCGGGAATGTAGATGGTGACGAGCTGCGTTCCTGATCCCTCGAACTCCTCCAGCTCCTCGAGCACCTTGCGGAACTCGTACTTCCGCCGGTCCTCGCTGGTCGCTTCTGCGTCGGTACTCATTAATGCAGGATAGGCGCTATCGCGTGTAAGTACCTGTTGACTGTTCGTGTAGCGGTTTCACACCCTGGGCGTCGACGATCGACCCGCTGAGCGGCGTCGAGACCCCCCGATGTCACCGAGCGTTACATCGACTCCGGCGCGGCGACGCCGAGCACGTCGAGCGCGTTCCCGACCGTGTGGGCGGCCGCAGCCACGAGTGCCAGCCGCGCGTCCCGCAGTTCCTCGCTCTCGGCTTCGAGCACCGGACACTCCCGGTAGAACGCGTTGAACCGCTCGGCGAACGTCCGAGTGTAGGTGGCGACGCGGTGCGGTTCGAGATCCTCGGCGGCGCCCTCGACCACGGCGGGGAACCGGGCGATCGTCCGGAGGAGGTCGCGCTCCTCGGGCGTGTCGAGCAGGTCGCCGTCGACGGCGGCGGGAACCGACTCGCCGTCGAGGATCCCGCGACAGCGCGCGTGGACGTACTGGACGTACGGCGCCGACTGCGCCTCGAAGTCGAGCGCGCGCTCCCACTCGAAGGTGATCGCCTTGCTCGGCTGCTTGGCGACGATGTCGTAGCGGACGGCGCCGATTCCGACCTGTCGGGCGATGCGCTCGACGTCCTCCTCACCGAGTTCGTCCTCGCGGATGCGGTCGTCCATGCGGTCCTCGACCTCCTCGCGGGCGCGGGCGACGGCCTCGTCCAGCAGGTCATCGAGATCGACCCCTGTCCCCTCGCGGGTGCTCATCCCCTCGCCGCCGGGGAGGTTCACCCACGAGAAGAACACCTGATCCAGCTGGTCGGTGTCGTGATCGAGCAGTTCGAGCGTCTCGCGGAGCTGAGAGAACGTGAGCTTGTGGTCCTCGCCGACGACGGTGACTGCCCGGTCGTAGTTCTCGAACTTCCACTCGTGGTGGGCGAGGTCGCGGGTGGTGTACAGCGTCGTCCCGTCCGAGCGCAGGAACACGAAGTTCTTGTCGATGCCGTGCGCGGAGAGGTCGAGCTGCCACGCCTCCTCCTCGTACTCCGCCTCCTCGAGCGCCTGCAGGCGTTCGACCACGTCGTCGGTGGCGCCGGAGCGCATGAACCGCGTCTCCTTGACGAACTCGTCGAACTCGGCGGGCAGCCGCGAGAGCGTCTGGGTCATCCCCTCGAGCACCGTGTCGACCACCTCGCTCACGCGCTCGTACGTCTCGTCGTCGCCGTCCTCGAGCCCCTGCATGATGGACTCGATCTCCTCCTCGGCGGCCGCCGTGGCGGCCTCGTCCGCTTCCTCGAGGTAGCTGTTCCCCTTCCGGTAGTAGCGGACGAGCTCGTAGTCGGGCTTCTCGCGTTCGGGTTCGGGCAGCTCGCTCTCGTCGAACGTCTCGTACGCCCACGTGAACACCGCGACCTGCCGGCCGGCGTCGTTGACGTAGTAGTGTCGTTCGACGTCGTAGCCGGCGTAGTCGAGCGCGTTCGCGATCGCGTCGCCGATGATGGGGTTGCGCGCGCGGCCGACGTGGACCGGGCCGGTCGGGTTCGCGGAGGTGTGTTCGACGACGACCGACTCGCCCGTCGGCGGGCGCTGGCCGTACGCCTCGTCGCCGGCGGCGGCGAGCGTGTCCTCGTAGTACGACTCGTCCGGCGCGAAGTTGAGGTACGGCCCCTGCGTCGTGATCTCGCCGACGTACTCGTACTCGTCGGGGTCGATCTCCGCGGCCACCTCGGCGGCGACCGCCGGCGGCGGCGCGCCCACCTCGCTCGCGAGCCGGAACGCGACGCTGGAGGCGAGCACCGCGTCGACGTCCGCCGGCGGCTCCTCGATCCCGAGGTCGTCGGTCGGCAGGTCGCGCGCGGCCAGCGCGGCCGCGACCGCGTCCTCGACCGCCGACCGGAACTCGATGAACATGGGCGACCGTTCCGCCCGGTGAATAAAGGGGCTTCCGAACCGTTCGGCCGGGGGAGCGCCGATAGAGCAGCGCGCTCCCGTCACGGTTCTGCACCGCACCGCATCCAGTATCGTTAAGCATCTCGATACTGAACTTCATCCCATGCAAGAGACGACTGCGGGGGTCGACGCCGCCGAGGTGGCGGCGCTGAAGGAGATCGCGCTGTCCGGCGGCGTCGACGGCGAGCGGAAGGTGTCGTGTGCGGCGTTGGGCGAGCGCCTCGACGCGTCGAGTCAGACCGCTTCGCGGCGGCTCCAGCGGCTGGAGTCGGCGAACCTGATCGAGCGGGAGGTCGTCGCGGACGGGCAGTGGATCTCGCTCACCGCCGACGGGCAGTCCCGGCTCCGCGGGGAGTACGCTGACTACCGCCGGCTGTTCGAGGACGACGCCGCACTGACGCTTTCGGGGACGGTAACCGCCGGCGCCGGCGAGGGACGACACTACATCTCGCTGTCGGGGTACAAGCGCCAGTTCGAGGAGCGACTCGGCTACGAGCCGTATCCGGGCACGCTCAACGTCGACCTCGACGAGCAGAGCACCCGGAACCGGAGCGAGCTCACGGCCGTCGAGGGCGTCCGCATCGACGAGTGGGAGGACGAGGAGCGCACGTACGGCGCCGCGACCTGCTACCCCGCGCGGCTGGACGCCGACGCCGGTAGCGTCGAGCCGGTCCACGTGATCGTCCCCGACCGCACCCACCACGACGAGGATCAGATCGAGCTCATCGCCCCCGAGATGCTCCGCGACGAGCTCGGGCTGGCCGACGGCGACGGGGTCGCCGTGGAGATCGAGTCGGCATGAGTTCGACGACCGACACCGTCGACAGCGTGGCGGCCGCGCGGGCCGCCTTCGCTCGCGGGGAGCCAGTGCTCGTCCACGACGCCGCCGACCGCGAGGGCGAGGTGGACATCGTCTACCCCGCGCAGGCGGTCGACGCCGAGGCGGTCCGCCGGCTGCGAAACGACGCCGGCGGGCTGATCTGTGTCGCGATCACCGACGCGGTCGCCGAGGCGTGGGGGCTGCCGTTCCTCGCGGACGCGCTCGACCACCCCGCCACCGAGGCGGCCCATCTGGACTACGACGACCGCTCGTCGTTCTCGCTCCCGGTGAACCACCGCGAGACGTTCACGGGGATCACCGACGACGACCGCGCGCTGACGATCGGCGAACTGGGCGCGGCCGCCGACGACGCGGCGGCGGGGGCGTTCGACGCCGACGACTTCGCCGACTCGTTCCGCTCGCCCGGTCACGTCACGCTGCTGCGTGGCGCACCGGAACTGCTCGCGGACCGGCAGGGCCACACCGAACTCGGCCTCGCGCTCGCCGCGGCCGCGGACCGCGAGCCCGCGGTGGTGGTGTGTGAGATGCTCGACGGCGAGACCGGGGCTGCGCGCACCCCTGCCGACGCACGCGCTTACGCCGAGCGCGAGGGGCTGACGTACGTCGAGGGGCGGGACCTGCTGGCCCGGCTGGACTGAGACCGCCGTTTCTGACGATTTTAAGACCCCGCCGTCCCCACACCCAGGTATGAGTGCCTTCGAGGAGATGGAGGAGGACGGAACGATCTGGATGAACGGTGAGTACGTCGATTGGGAGGACGCCACGGTTCACGTGCTGAGCCACGCGATGCACTACGGCACGGGGATCTTCGAGGGCGTCCGCGCGTACGACACCGAGGAGGGGACCGCTATCTTCCGCTGGGAGGAACACCTCGACCGGTTCTACAACTCCGCGAAGCCCTACGACATGGAGATCGATTTCTCCCGGGAGGAGCTCACCGAGGCGACGCTCGAAGTCATCCGGCGCAACGACCTCGACTCCGCGTACGTCCGGCCGCTCGCGTACTACGGCTACGATTCGCTGGGCGTCTCGCCCGGCGACTGCCCGACCGACGTGAGCGTCGCCGCATGGCCGTGGGGCGCCTACCTCGGCCAGGAGGCGCTCGAGAACGGCATCAAGGTGGAGGTCTCTTCCTGGCGCAAGCACGCCTCCAGCCAGGTCCCGACCAACGCGAAGACGACCGGGCTGTACGTCAACAGCATGCTGGCCGGCGAGGAGGCCCGTCGCCACGGCGCCGAAGAGGCGATCGTCCTGAACAAGGAGGGCAACGTCGCCGAGGGGCCGGGGGAGAACATCTTCCTCGTACGCGACGACGAGCTGTACACGCCCGGCCTGAGCGAGTCGATCCTCGACGGCATCACCCGGGATACGGTGATTACGCTGGCCGAGGAGCGCGGCTACGAGGTCCACGACAACGTGAGCATCTCCCGCGGCGAGCTGCACACGGCCGACGAGCTGTTCTTCAGCGGCTCGGCTGCCGAGGTGACGCCGATCCGGCAGGTCGACAACATCGAGATCGGTGAGGGCGGCCGCGGCCCGGTGACCGAGGAGCTCCAGAGCGCCTTTTTCGATCTGGTCGAGCGCCGCACCGACGACCACGAGGAGTGGTTCACGTACGTCTAGATCGGCTTCCGACAGCGATCTGCGGGGCAGTCTGATTTTCCGAAAGAACCACACCGCGACCTACCGGAACGACGCCAACTGCTGGCTCCGCCGGCCGATATCGAACGGCGGATCGAGCTCGTCGACCTCCGCCAGCCGTTCCAGCGCCAGCCGAACGTCGACGCCGGCCCGCTCGGCCGCCTCACACAGCTCTTCGATCGCCGCGCGCTCCAGCGCCAGCGAGTCGAGCTTCCCCAGCGCGAGCGCGAACGCGACGCCGCCCTCTCCGGTCGGGAACGACTCGTGGATCGCCGAGAAGTCGGCGTTCTCCGGGGCGGGGGCGTCGGCCATGCCGGCCTCGCTGGCGGCGACGGTCCGCAGACAGACAGAACAGATCGCGCTCTCGGCCGCCGGTGCGTGCTCCCGGAGCGCCGCCGGGGTGGCGAAAGCGACGACGGGAGCGTCACACGCCGGACAGGACACGGCTCAGTCGGCTTTCGGGGACGCGGTCGTCGCGCCCTCGCGCTCGTCGGCCTCGATTTCGGCCTCGTCCTCCTCCTCTTCCTTCTTGGCCTTGATCTTCTTGAGTCGGAAGATCTCCTCGCGCTCCTGCTCCTCGAGCTTCTGCTCGATGTACTCTTGGTTCTCGTACAGCTCGGGCAGGAGCTTGAACTCTAGGGCGTTCACGCGGCGCTTGGTAGTCTCGATCTCTTCGAGCATCTTCTTCATCGCCGTCTCGACCTCGGCCGCGAGGATGATCGAGTCGATGAGCTCCTCGTACGCCTCGGCGGTCTCGTCGATGCGCGCCGAGGAGCCGATCAGCCCGTAGCCGCGCTCGTCGATCGGCTTCCGAACTTTCGAGGCCTCGATCTGGGGCACCACGACGCCCATGATGTTCTTCGACTGGGTCGTGATCTCGGGGTGCTCCTTCAGCGCGGCGGCGGCGCCGCGGACCGCCACGTCGCCCTCCATCGCCCGCGTCATGTCGAGCGTCGCCTGGGCGTCTTGGTAGTCGGCCTCGAGGTCGCTCCGGATGTCCTGGGCCTGATCCAGGATGTCCATGAACTCCATGATGAGGCCGTCACGCTTCTGCTCCAGCGTATCGTGACCCCGCTCGGAGAGTTCGATGCGATCCTCGATCGCCATGAGGTTCTTCCGGGTCGGTTTGACGTCCTCGGCCATTCTTAGGGGTCTCTTCCGGCCGAAGGTGGTTAATAGTTGTTAGTCCCGATCGCGGGCGACCGACGGCTGATCGCGACGGCCAACTGACCCGAAGAGAAACCGACGCCTCAGGTCCCTTCGCGGACGTTCCAGCCCTGCTGCATCTCGTTGTGCTTGCGTTCGAGGAACGAGTAGACGGCACCGTGGGGCGCGCCGTCGAGGATCATCCCGGCCGCGCGCCGGACGGCGTCGATCTCCTCGGGCTCGCCGATGATTCCCAGCGTCGAGCCGTAGATCACCACGTTCGCGCCGGTGAGCTGTTCCATCAGCTCCCGGGTCCGGCCGTCCTCGCCGATGAGTCGACCTTTCTGTCGCTGCAGGTCGTTGTCGTTTCGGGTCTGTTCGGTGAGATCGATCAGGTCGAGCCGTCGCAGATCGCTCTCCAGCAGTCCCAGCGCCGTCTCGGGCTTGAACCCGCGGCCGATCGCCTTCACGATGTCGGGCGCGGCCATCGCGTCGATGGGATCGCCGACCGTCTCGATGCCCACCGACCCGTCCTCGGAGTCGATGTCGAGGCGAACGCCGGCGCGCTCCTCGATCTCCCGCATCGTCTCACCCCCAGAGCCGATGAGGACGCCGATGCGGTCCTGTGGGACCGTTACGTGTTGCATGAGGCGGCTTAGCCGCTGGAGGGTTGTAAGCGTTCCTCGTCGGTCGTTCACGCGGCTCCGTCGGGCTCGCCCGCCGGGTCCGCGTCGGCCTCGGTGACGTACGCCTCCAGCTCGTCGCCCGTCACCTCGAGCCCCTGCCGCGAGAAGAAGGCGGCGACGTTCTCACAGTCGCGTTCGAGGAACTCCCCCGAGTTCGGGTGGTGGACGGTGACGGCCTGCCCCATGTCGATGATCACCAGTTCGCCCTCGTGGACGATCATGTTGTACTCCGAGAGGTCGCCGTGGACGAGGCCGGCGCTGTAGAGCCGGCGCATGTACTCCCGCACCACCTCGTAGGCCTGCTGGGGGTTCTCCACGTCGACCTCTGCCAGCCGCGGGGCGCGGCGCTCGTCGGCCTGCCCGACCAGCTCCATCACGAGCACGTTCCGCTGGACGGCGATCGGTTCGGGCACGCGAACGCCGGCCTTCTCGGCGCGCTTGAGGTTCGCGAACTCCTTGCGGGTCCACGCCAGCACCGTCGCCTTCTTGTTGTCCTCCAGCCCCTCGAACCGCGGGTCGCCCTCGAGGTACTCCCGCATCTGGCGGAAGTCCGAGGCGTTGATCCGGTAGATCTTGACCGCCACGTCGCCCGCCTCCCCCCGGGCCTCGTAGACGTTGGCCTCCTTCCCCGTCGACAGCGGGCCGCCGAAGGCGCCGACGTGGCCGTCCTGCACTAGCTTGTACAGCGCGCCCAGCGTGGCGTCGTCGAAGGCGCCCTGCTCGACTTTGAGGCGTTCGACGTTCTTCAGCCGCTTCCGGAACTCGTCGAACTCCCGGTCCTGGCGTCGGGCGGTGCTGTCCGCTTCGGTGTCGGCGAGCTCGATCTCCTCGAACTCGTCGCCGGGCTCCGCCATCTCCTCGTCGACGAAGCCGTAGTCCTCGCTCATTCACTCGAGGTTGGGCGCCGCGGCGTAAAAGGGTGGTCCGAGCCGATCGCGTTGACGAGAGCCGCAGGCTCTCGTCTGCCAACCAGAAACCTCCGATTTCTGGTGACGTGGACGAGCGGCGCTCGTCCGCCAGCCAGAACGCGGCGCGTTCTGGCGACGTTGTCAGAAGCGGAGCTTCTGACTGCCAGTCGGACGTAGTCCGACGACGGCGCGCGACCTGTCGCCGGCTCCGTCCGGCGGTCAACGAGCCCATGCCGTGATCGTGCACACCGCTCTCGGCGATTCAGACGTCCGTTTCCGTGACGTACCCGCCCTCGCGGAGCTGTTCGGCCTCGCGGTTCTCGTAACGGTGCTCGATGTCGGCTTTCTCGTCCTGCCAGTCCCACGGGCTCACGAGCACGAGGTCGTCCTCACGGATCCAGTCGCGCTTGCGCATCCGGCCGGGGATGCGGGCGGTGCGTTCTTCCCCGTCGGCACACCGGACGGTCACCCGATTCGCGCCGAGCATCTCGACTACCTCGGCGAACAGCTCGTCGTCCTCGGGGGCCCGGATCCCCTCGGGGAGGTCGTCGTTGCTCATCAGCACCGGCTTGGACGGTGGGGTGGTTAAGCGCTGTGGGATTTCGGACGGCCGAGCTATCGAACGGCGATCGCTCGTGCTCCCACTTTCTCACGAAACGTGGGACCGCCGGCGTTTTCACCGCACCCCGCACACTCCCGACCATGTACGACCGACTCGGTATCGGCGGTATCGCCGGCGTCGTCCTCGTCATCGCCGGGATCGCGCTCGTCGCGTGGCAGGCGCCGATCGTCGCCGCCGGCCTCGCGTTCGTCCTCGCGGGGCTGGGGCTAGTGGTCCGGGCGCTCGTCGGGAACGTGATGCGGCAGTTCGGGATGGCCTGAGACGCCGTCTATATAGCGCTATTAGCGCGTTTTACACTGCGTCGCCCGGACCACGCTGGTCATGGAGCGACGTGCCCTCCTCGCGATCCTCGGTGCCGGCCTCGCCGGCACCGCCGGCTGCAGCGCCCTCGACAGCACCGAACCGGCCCACACGGTCACCGTCTACAACGTCGACTCCGAGGTCACCCGCGAGGTGACCGTCCGGATCGAGGACGGCGCCGGCGAGACGGTGTTCGAGCGCACCGCGACGTTCGGCGCCGGGAACGAGGCCGACGAGAACGTCCCGTTTCCCGAGTCGAGCGCGCCCGAGACGGTGTTCGTGACCGTGAACGGGGCCGAGTTCGAACGTGAGTGGCCGGCGACGGACTGCGACGGCGAGAACTGGGCCGGGATCGAGCTGCGCATCCGCGGCGGCCCGGACGAGGAGCCGTCGGTGGAGCTACAGACCCGCTGTCAGCACGTGACGACGACCCCGCCGTAGCGTCGCCGTTCGTCTCGCGCTCCGGTTCAGGACCGCTGCTCCCGCAGCTTCGCCCGCCCGGGCTCGATCAGGCGGTCGAGGTACTCCGCGAGCGTCGGCTTGGCGTCGGCGGGGTGGAGTTCGCCCGACGCGAAGTCGGCCTCCAGTTCCTCGTAGCTGTCGTACTCCAGATCGCCGCCGTACTCCTCGGGGCGCTCGACGACGACTTCGTCGAACCGCGGGAACACGTGGTACTCGAAGATTTCGAGGACTGGGTTGTTGCGCTCCTCGCCCTCGTCGGTCGGTTCCGGATCGACTTCGCCGGCCGGGCAGAACGCGCCGTTGACCTTCTCCTCGATATCCTCGCGGCTGTCCTCCAGCGAGATGGAGACGCCGGTGCTGTTGGACATCTTCCCGATCCCCGTCGAGAGCTCGGAGATCAGCGGCGTGTGCAGGCAGGTCGGCGCCTCGTAGTCGATGCTGGGCAGCGTGTCGCGAGCGAGCATGTGCACTTTGCGCTGCTCCATCCCGCCGACCGCGAGGTCGATGTCGAGGTACTCGATGTCCAGCGCCTGCATCAGCGGGTACACCGCCTGTGAGACTGTCACCGAGTCGCCCGAACCGATCTCACTCATCGCGCGCTCCGCCCGGGAGAGGGTCGTCTCCAGTTCGATCGCGTGGAGGTCGAGCACGTACTCCTCGTCAAACTGGAACTCCGAGCCCAGTCGGAACTCCGTCTGCTCCTCGTCGAGCCCGTAGGCGACGAACTGCTCCTGCATCCGCTCTGCGGTGTCTCGGATCTCTTCGAACGTCCCCTTTCCGTTGAGGTAGGCGTGCACGTCCGCGAGCAGGATCACGACCTCCATCCCCGCCTCCTGTAGGTCGATCAGCTTGTTCGCGCCGAGCATGTGCCCGATGTGGAGCACGCCCGAGGGCTCGTAGCCGACGTACGCGCGCTTGCCTTCGGGGTCGGCTGCCAGCTCCTCGACCTCCGCCTCGGTGACGACCTCCGCGGCGTTGCGGGT from Halolamina sediminis encodes:
- the rio1 gene encoding serine/threonine-protein kinase Rio1 — protein: MSEDYGFVDEEMAEPGDEFEEIELADTEADSTARRQDREFDEFRKRLKNVERLKVEQGAFDDATLGALYKLVQDGHVGAFGGPLSTGKEANVYEARGEAGDVAVKIYRINASDFRQMREYLEGDPRFEGLEDNKKATVLAWTRKEFANLKRAEKAGVRVPEPIAVQRNVLVMELVGQADERRAPRLAEVDVENPQQAYEVVREYMRRLYSAGLVHGDLSEYNMIVHEGELVIIDMGQAVTVHHPNSGEFLERDCENVAAFFSRQGLEVTGDELEAYVTEADADPAGEPDGAA
- the eif1A gene encoding translation initiation factor eIF-1A codes for the protein MSNDDLPEGIRAPEDDELFAEVVEMLGANRVTVRCADGEERTARIPGRMRKRDWIREDDLVLVSPWDWQDEKADIEHRYENREAEQLREGGYVTETDV
- a CDS encoding DUF7470 family protein, whose translation is MYDRLGIGGIAGVVLVIAGIALVAWQAPIVAAGLAFVLAGLGLVVRALVGNVMRQFGMA
- a CDS encoding tyrosine--tRNA ligase: MDAHDLITRNAAEVVTEAEVEELAADPEGKRAYVGYEPSGVLHIGHMLGANKLIDLQEAGMEVVILLADVHAYLNGKGTFEEIRDTAERMQEQFVAYGLDEEQTEFRLGSEFQFDEEYVLDLHAIELETTLSRAERAMSEIGSGDSVTVSQAVYPLMQALDIEYLDIDLAVGGMEQRKVHMLARDTLPSIDYEAPTCLHTPLISELSTGIGKMSNSTGVSISLEDSREDIEEKVNGAFCPAGEVDPEPTDEGEERNNPVLEIFEYHVFPRFDEVVVERPEEYGGDLEYDSYEELEADFASGELHPADAKPTLAEYLDRLIEPGRAKLREQRS